The following are from one region of the Nitrospirota bacterium genome:
- a CDS encoding ATP-binding protein codes for MKRNITESLNDWKLSANRKPLILRGARQVGKTYILKEFGRVAFPRCHYVNFEEDERLGRIFEQDLKPDRILDELQFYLDQIIDRRQDLVFFDEIQSCPKALTSLKYFSEDMPELALCAAGSLLGVMLHVDSFPVGKVQFMEMHPLSFDEFLDGAGKERLAELIRKHDLNHPLPEIAHEQLWGMWKHYLVVGGLPEAVNNYREKQDNLYEAVQMVRKTQRDLLDAYLADMAKHCGKANALHIERLWRNVPAQLAKTQNGSAGKFKLRDSIPGIRGYERLSTPLDWLERANLLIRVPIVDTAGIPLFGYVKGNRFKLYFFDVGLLGAISGISPVTFLNYDFGSYQGYVAENFVAQELQSAGVKTLYCWQGRTAEVEFLLEKEGEIIPVEVKSGWVTQSKSLKVYAEHYHPQKAYILSANNINQRNVSCYLPIYTAGRLG; via the coding sequence ATGAAACGCAATATAACAGAGTCTTTAAATGACTGGAAATTATCCGCGAACCGCAAACCCCTGATTCTCCGGGGTGCCCGGCAGGTTGGTAAGACCTATATTCTCAAAGAATTCGGCAGGGTAGCCTTTCCCCGTTGCCATTATGTCAATTTCGAAGAGGATGAAAGGCTCGGACGGATTTTTGAGCAGGATCTGAAACCGGATCGTATTCTTGACGAACTGCAATTTTACCTCGATCAGATCATTGACCGCCGTCAGGATCTGGTATTTTTTGATGAGATCCAAAGTTGCCCAAAGGCCCTGACCAGCCTGAAATATTTCTCCGAGGATATGCCCGAATTAGCCCTATGCGCCGCCGGATCGCTACTGGGCGTGATGCTGCATGTGGACTCCTTTCCGGTCGGAAAAGTTCAGTTTATGGAAATGCACCCCCTTTCTTTTGATGAATTCCTCGATGGAGCGGGAAAGGAACGACTGGCCGAATTGATCCGGAAACATGACTTAAACCATCCCCTCCCGGAGATAGCCCATGAACAATTATGGGGTATGTGGAAGCATTACCTGGTCGTCGGCGGTCTGCCCGAAGCCGTCAACAATTATAGGGAAAAACAGGATAATTTGTATGAGGCCGTTCAGATGGTCCGAAAGACCCAGCGGGATTTGTTGGATGCCTATCTGGCCGACATGGCGAAACACTGCGGGAAGGCCAACGCCTTGCATATCGAGAGACTCTGGCGGAATGTCCCTGCGCAATTGGCAAAGACACAGAACGGATCAGCAGGCAAGTTCAAGCTCCGTGACAGCATACCCGGAATCCGCGGTTACGAAAGACTATCCACGCCATTAGACTGGCTGGAACGAGCTAATTTGCTCATTCGGGTTCCCATTGTAGATACCGCTGGCATTCCCCTTTTCGGGTATGTGAAGGGAAACCGCTTCAAACTCTATTTCTTTGACGTGGGCCTCCTAGGCGCCATAAGCGGCATCTCCCCGGTCACGTTCCTGAACTATGATTTCGGCAGTTATCAGGGTTACGTGGCGGAGAATTTTGTGGCTCAGGAACTGCAGTCTGCAGGTGTTAAGACCCTCTACTGCTGGCAGGGCCGCACAGCAGAAGTGGAATTTCTTCTTGAAAAGGAGGGGGAAATCATACCAGTGGAGGTCAAATCCGGATGGGTGACCCAATCCAAGAGTTTGAAGGTCTACGCCGAGCACTATCATCCCCAAAAAGCTTACATCCTGAGTGCCAACAACATTAATCAGCGTAATGTCAGTTGTTATCTCCCTATATATACGGCAGGCCGTTTGGGTTGA